The Narcine bancroftii isolate sNarBan1 chromosome 6, sNarBan1.hap1, whole genome shotgun sequence genome window below encodes:
- the LOC138736432 gene encoding histone H2B 1/2-like, which translates to MPDSKAAPKKGAKKAVSKPTGKGGKRRKKSRKESYAIYIYKVLKQVHPDTGVSSKAMSIMNSFVNDIFERIAGEASRLAHYNKRSTISSREIQTAVRLLLPGELAKHAVSEGTKAVTKYTSSK; encoded by the coding sequence ATGCCTGACTCGAAAGCAGCGCCCAAGAAGGGCGCCAAGAAAGCGGTGTCTAAGCCAACTGGTAAAGGCGGCAAGAGGCGCAAAAAGTCGAGGAAGGAGAGTTATGCCATCTACATCTACAAAGTGTTGAAGCAGGTTCACCCCGACACTGGGGTCTCCTCCAAGGCCATGAGCATCATGAACTCGTTCGTCAACGATATTTTCGAACGCATCGCGGGCGAAGCTTCCCGCCTGGCCCATTACAACAAGAGATCGACCATCAGCTCCCGGGAGATTCAGACCGCCGTGCGCCTGCTGCTGCCCGGGGAATTGGCCAAACACGCCGTGTCGGAGGGGACAAAGGCGGTGACCAAGTACACCAGCTCCAAGTAA